In Streptomyces sp. RFCAC02, the following proteins share a genomic window:
- a CDS encoding histidine phosphatase family protein, translated as MAQPRRIVLLRHGESQGNHDDSVYAHVPDHALELTPKGRAQARTAGERLREVFGDERVSAYVSPYRRTHQTFQLLGLNPTRVRAREEPRLREQDWGNWQDREDVRRQKRSRDAYGHFFYRFAQGESGADVYDRVGAFLESLWRSFEERDHPPNVLLVTHGLTMRLFCMRWLHWTVAEFESLSNPGNGETRELLLGRDGRYHLDRPFEHWYTPERPFQGWCA; from the coding sequence ATGGCACAGCCCCGGCGCATCGTCCTCCTGCGGCATGGCGAGTCCCAGGGGAACCACGACGACTCCGTCTACGCGCATGTCCCCGACCACGCCCTGGAACTGACGCCCAAGGGGCGCGCGCAGGCGCGGACGGCGGGGGAGCGGCTGCGGGAGGTCTTCGGCGACGAGCGCGTGTCCGCCTACGTCTCCCCCTACCGGCGCACGCACCAGACCTTCCAGCTCCTCGGCCTGAACCCCACCCGTGTGCGGGCGCGGGAGGAGCCCCGCCTGCGCGAACAGGACTGGGGCAATTGGCAGGACCGCGAGGACGTGCGGCGCCAGAAGCGGTCCCGCGACGCCTACGGCCACTTCTTCTACCGCTTCGCGCAGGGCGAGTCGGGCGCCGACGTCTACGACCGGGTGGGCGCCTTCCTGGAGAGCCTGTGGCGCAGCTTCGAGGAGCGGGACCACCCGCCGAACGTCCTGCTCGTCACGCACGGGCTGACCATGCGGCTGTTCTGCATGCGCTGGCTGCACTGGACGGTCGCCGAGTTCGAGTCGCTGTCGAACCCCGGGAACGGCGAGACCCGCGAACTGCTGCTCGGGCGTGACGGGCGCTACCACCTCGACCGCCCCTTCGAGCACTGGTACACACCCGAGCGCCCCTTCCAGGGCTGGTGCGCGTAG
- a CDS encoding ribonuclease HII, producing MPYEPPTHRVERSIRATTGARVVAGVDEVGRGAWAGPVTVCAAVTGLRRPPEGLTDSKLLTPLRRTALAEVLTGWVTAFGLGHASPQEIDTLGMTAALRLAAGRALEALPERPDAVILDGKHDYLGAPWRVRTVIKGDQSCVAVAAASVIAKVRRDAMLAELAPQHPDFGFDSNAGYPSPTHRAALEEWGPTPHHRRSWAFLDALPRWRHLKLPSHRDASVTETLEDAGQLGIF from the coding sequence ATGCCGTACGAACCTCCCACCCACCGTGTGGAACGCTCGATCCGCGCCACGACCGGCGCGCGTGTCGTCGCCGGTGTGGACGAGGTCGGCCGGGGAGCGTGGGCCGGGCCGGTCACGGTCTGCGCCGCCGTCACCGGGCTGCGCCGCCCGCCCGAGGGGCTGACCGACTCCAAGCTGCTCACCCCGCTGCGCAGGACCGCGCTCGCCGAGGTGCTCACCGGCTGGGTGACCGCCTTCGGGCTCGGGCACGCGTCGCCGCAGGAGATCGACACGCTCGGCATGACCGCCGCTCTCCGCCTCGCCGCCGGACGCGCCCTCGAGGCCCTGCCCGAGCGCCCCGACGCCGTCATCCTGGACGGCAAGCACGACTACCTGGGAGCCCCCTGGCGCGTCAGGACGGTCATCAAGGGCGACCAGTCCTGTGTCGCGGTGGCGGCGGCATCGGTCATCGCCAAGGTCAGGCGGGACGCGATGCTCGCGGAACTCGCGCCGCAGCATCCCGACTTCGGCTTCGACAGCAACGCGGGCTATCCCTCGCCCACGCACCGTGCGGCCCTGGAGGAGTGGGGTCCGACGCCGCACCACCGCCGTTCCTGGGCCTTTCTGGACGCCCTGCCCCGCTGGCGCCATCTGAAGCTCCCCTCCCACCGCGACGCGTCGGTCACCGAGACCCTGGAGGACGCGGGCCAGCTCGGCATCTTCTGA
- a CDS encoding NUDIX domain-containing protein, whose product MPYDPSDFPPFAVTVDLVVLTVRRHALCALTVRRGEEPHRGEWALPGGFVRTDEDLASAAARELAEETGLRTQDSGSHAAAHLEQLATYGDPGRDPRMRVVSVAHLVLAPDLPAPTPGGDAGGAEWTPVGRLMGGAAEERLAFDHARILADGVERARSKIEYSSLAAAFCPPEFTVGELRRVYEAVWGVSLDPRNFHRKVTGTPGFLVPVGGTTTRQGGRPAQLFRAGGATVLNPPMLRPEV is encoded by the coding sequence ATGCCCTACGACCCGTCGGACTTCCCGCCGTTCGCCGTCACCGTCGATCTGGTCGTGCTCACCGTCCGCCGGCACGCGCTGTGCGCGCTCACCGTCCGCCGGGGGGAGGAGCCCCATCGCGGGGAGTGGGCGCTCCCCGGCGGATTCGTCCGGACCGACGAGGACCTGGCGTCGGCCGCCGCGCGCGAACTGGCCGAGGAGACGGGGCTGCGCACCCAGGATTCCGGCAGCCACGCCGCGGCCCACCTCGAACAGCTCGCCACCTACGGCGATCCGGGCCGCGACCCCCGGATGCGGGTGGTCAGCGTCGCGCATCTGGTGCTGGCGCCCGACCTCCCGGCACCCACCCCCGGTGGCGACGCGGGCGGCGCTGAGTGGACACCGGTCGGCCGGCTGATGGGCGGCGCGGCGGAGGAGCGGCTCGCCTTCGACCACGCGCGGATCCTCGCGGACGGAGTGGAGCGCGCGCGCTCCAAGATCGAGTACTCGTCGCTCGCCGCCGCCTTCTGCCCGCCCGAGTTCACGGTGGGGGAACTGCGCCGGGTGTACGAGGCGGTGTGGGGTGTCTCCCTCGATCCCCGGAACTTCCACCGCAAGGTGACCGGTACGCCGGGGTTCCTCGTGCCGGTGGGCGGCACCACGACCCGGCAGGGCGGCCGTCCCGCCCAGCTCTTCCGGGCGGGCGGCGCCACCGTGCTCAATCCGCCGATGCTCCGTCCCGAGGTCTGA
- a CDS encoding RNA polymerase sigma factor, with protein sequence MSASTSRTLPAEIAESNSVMALIERGKAEGQIAGDDVRRAFEADQIPSTQWKNVLRSLNQILDEEGVTLMVSAAEAPKRTRKSGVAKTTAKRTVTKTVAAKTVPAKKATAVVRPQDPSVDGDGAAADGPAAPQRPAAAKKAAAKKAPAKKTAAKKTVTRKTAAKKTAGGKDEPAKKEIVDEFLDGDEETLEEPTERAVRAGAADAPEGKQENEGFVLSDDDEDDAPAQQVAAAGATADPVKDYLKQIGKVPLLNAEQEVELAKRIEAGLFAEDKLAGADKIAPKLRRELEIISEDGRRAKNHLLEANLRLVVSLAKRYTGRGMLFLDLIQEGNLGLIRAVEKFDYTKGYKFSTYATWWIRQAITRAMADQARTIRIPVHMVEVINKLARVQRQMLQDLGREPTPEELAKELDMTPEKVVEVQKYGREPISLHTPLGEDGDSEFGDLIEDSEAVVPADAVSFTLLQEQLHSVLDTLSEREAGVVSMRFGLTDGQPKTLDEIGKVYGVTRERIRQIESKTMSKLRHPSRSQVLRDYLD encoded by the coding sequence GTGTCGGCCAGCACTTCCCGTACTCTCCCCGCGGAGATCGCCGAGTCCAATTCTGTGATGGCGCTCATCGAACGGGGAAAGGCTGAGGGGCAGATCGCCGGCGACGATGTGCGCCGGGCCTTCGAGGCCGACCAGATCCCGTCAACCCAGTGGAAGAACGTTCTGCGCAGCCTCAACCAGATCCTCGACGAGGAAGGCGTGACGCTGATGGTGAGTGCCGCCGAGGCGCCCAAGCGCACCCGGAAGAGTGGCGTCGCGAAGACGACGGCCAAGCGCACCGTGACCAAGACCGTGGCGGCCAAGACCGTTCCGGCGAAGAAGGCCACGGCCGTGGTACGCCCGCAGGATCCGTCCGTGGACGGTGACGGCGCCGCGGCGGACGGCCCCGCCGCGCCGCAGCGGCCGGCCGCCGCGAAGAAGGCCGCGGCCAAGAAGGCGCCCGCGAAGAAGACCGCGGCCAAGAAGACGGTGACGAGGAAGACCGCGGCGAAGAAGACCGCCGGGGGCAAGGACGAGCCGGCGAAGAAGGAGATCGTCGACGAGTTCCTCGACGGCGACGAGGAGACGCTGGAGGAGCCGACCGAGCGCGCCGTGCGTGCCGGTGCCGCCGACGCCCCCGAGGGCAAGCAGGAGAACGAGGGCTTCGTCCTGTCGGACGACGACGAGGACGACGCCCCGGCCCAGCAGGTCGCCGCGGCCGGCGCCACCGCCGACCCCGTCAAGGACTACCTCAAGCAGATCGGCAAGGTCCCCCTGCTCAACGCCGAGCAGGAGGTCGAGCTTGCCAAGCGCATCGAGGCGGGCCTGTTCGCCGAGGACAAACTCGCCGGCGCCGACAAGATCGCCCCCAAGCTGCGGCGCGAACTGGAGATCATCTCCGAGGACGGCCGCCGGGCGAAGAACCACCTGCTGGAGGCCAACCTCCGCCTCGTCGTCTCCCTGGCCAAGCGCTACACGGGCCGCGGCATGCTCTTCCTCGACCTCATCCAGGAGGGCAACCTCGGCCTGATCCGTGCCGTCGAGAAGTTCGACTACACCAAGGGCTACAAGTTCTCCACCTACGCCACCTGGTGGATCCGGCAGGCGATCACCCGGGCGATGGCCGACCAGGCGCGCACCATCCGCATCCCGGTGCACATGGTCGAGGTGATCAACAAGCTCGCCCGCGTCCAGCGCCAGATGCTCCAGGACCTCGGCCGTGAGCCCACGCCGGAGGAGCTGGCCAAGGAGCTGGACATGACGCCCGAGAAGGTCGTCGAGGTCCAGAAGTACGGCCGTGAGCCGATCTCGCTGCACACCCCGCTGGGCGAGGACGGCGACAGCGAGTTCGGTGACCTGATCGAGGACTCCGAGGCCGTGGTGCCGGCGGACGCGGTGAGCTTCACGCTGCTCCAGGAGCAGCTGCACTCCGTCCTCGACACGCTCAGTGAGCGTGAGGCGGGTGTCGTCTCGATGCGCTTCGGTCTCACCGACGGGCAGCCGAAGACGCTGGACGAGATCGGCAAGGTCTACGGCGTGACGCGCGAGCGCATCCGGCAGATCGAGTCCAAGACCATGTCGAAGCTGCGGCACCCGTCGCGCTCCCAGGTCCTGCGGGACTACCTGGACTGA
- a CDS encoding ATP-binding cassette domain-containing protein translates to MIQAIGLTGVARRGRPPAVDDLTFEARPGHVTALLGPSGAGKSTALRLMLQLTPGRGVALFRGRPLSLVPHPSREIGTLLGDVPGHPRRTALGHLRMLAAAAGVPASRAEEVLDVVGLSGLAGQRLGLFSRGMDRRLGLAIALLGDPHTLVLDEPADGLSPRETAWLHGLLRGYADQGGTVLVTARDAERTAALADRVVSLAHGRLVADQLAHDFARTRLRPRVAVHTPHAERLAAALAQEFRHREAGAGGPAEAVRESGTRISVYGSTCAVVGEIAYRHHIVVHQLADEIGDSGDRSAAGPLHRADGRAAPTATHVPVARPAPGTDSGSLVGADALSQSGPGDHSDHEGEDPRALRPPPALPPRLSTLPTAGPTWPLRYELRRWTGVRTGWVLMVTALVAGLGTALWLQSAGVRPLERALTGWAEPLPLPPVAMAAGLLGALAFGQEFRYPALAPARVPVARRLSLLTGKLIVSSAAALALCCGTIVLNSAALHLFLPQRTPGVDAWDTAFQGIAVLTVGCAWAGVLAAGIFRSTLVGLAAVAAVPLGAAPALRAFLDSPAGASLDGLPGRFQALTTLPFPFGVDRWLSASAHLAPQPVGWALALSLTVLLGGYALISLRNGLR, encoded by the coding sequence ATGATCCAGGCCATCGGACTCACCGGCGTCGCCCGGCGCGGCCGGCCGCCGGCAGTTGACGACCTCACCTTCGAGGCGCGCCCCGGCCATGTGACGGCGCTGCTCGGGCCATCGGGAGCCGGCAAGTCCACCGCGCTCCGGCTCATGCTCCAACTCACCCCGGGGCGGGGCGTCGCGCTGTTCCGGGGCAGGCCCCTGTCCCTGGTGCCTCACCCGTCGCGCGAGATCGGCACCCTCCTCGGCGACGTGCCCGGGCATCCGCGCCGCACCGCGCTCGGACACCTGCGGATGCTCGCCGCCGCGGCCGGGGTCCCCGCCTCCCGCGCCGAGGAGGTTCTCGACGTCGTGGGGCTCAGCGGGCTCGCCGGCCAGCGGCTCGGCCTGTTCTCGCGGGGCATGGACCGCAGGCTCGGGCTGGCGATCGCCCTCCTCGGCGACCCGCACACCCTCGTCCTGGACGAACCGGCCGACGGCTTGTCCCCCCGTGAAACCGCCTGGTTGCACGGCCTGCTGCGCGGCTACGCCGACCAGGGCGGCACCGTGCTCGTCACCGCGCGCGACGCGGAGCGGACCGCCGCGCTCGCCGACCGCGTGGTGAGCCTCGCGCACGGGCGGCTCGTCGCCGACCAGCTCGCGCACGATTTCGCCCGCACCCGCCTGCGTCCCCGCGTGGCCGTCCACACCCCGCACGCGGAACGGCTCGCCGCCGCCCTGGCGCAGGAGTTCCGGCACCGGGAGGCGGGCGCCGGGGGGCCGGCCGAAGCCGTCCGCGAGTCCGGGACCCGCATCTCCGTGTACGGCAGCACCTGCGCCGTCGTGGGCGAGATCGCGTACCGGCACCACATCGTCGTCCACCAACTCGCCGACGAGATCGGTGACTCGGGGGACCGCAGCGCCGCCGGGCCGCTGCACCGCGCGGACGGCCGGGCCGCTCCCACCGCCACCCACGTACCGGTCGCACGCCCGGCTCCCGGTACCGACTCCGGTTCCCTGGTCGGAGCCGATGCCCTGTCGCAGTCCGGTCCCGGTGACCACTCCGACCATGAAGGGGAGGATCCGCGGGCACTCCGGCCCCCTCCGGCGCTGCCGCCACGCCTGTCCACCCTCCCCACCGCCGGACCGACTTGGCCGCTGCGCTACGAACTGCGGCGGTGGACCGGTGTCCGCACCGGCTGGGTCCTCATGGTCACCGCCCTCGTCGCAGGACTCGGCACGGCCCTGTGGCTCCAATCGGCCGGCGTGCGCCCGCTGGAACGCGCCCTCACCGGCTGGGCGGAACCGCTGCCGCTGCCCCCCGTCGCCATGGCGGCCGGCCTGCTCGGGGCGCTCGCGTTCGGACAGGAGTTCCGCTACCCGGCGCTCGCGCCCGCGCGCGTCCCGGTGGCCCGCAGGCTCTCGCTCCTCACCGGAAAACTGATCGTCTCCAGTGCGGCCGCGCTCGCCCTGTGCTGCGGCACCATCGTCCTCAACTCCGCGGCGCTCCACCTCTTCCTCCCGCAGCGGACGCCCGGTGTCGACGCCTGGGACACCGCGTTCCAGGGAATCGCCGTGCTCACCGTGGGCTGCGCGTGGGCCGGTGTTCTCGCCGCCGGGATCTTCCGCTCCACGCTCGTCGGGCTCGCCGCCGTGGCGGCCGTGCCGCTGGGGGCGGCGCCCGCGCTCCGCGCCTTCCTCGACAGCCCGGCGGGCGCGTCGCTCGACGGACTCCCGGGGCGCTTCCAGGCGCTCACCACCCTTCCGTTCCCGTTCGGAGTCGATCGCTGGCTGTCCGCTTCCGCGCACCTCGCACCCCAGCCGGTCGGCTGGGCACTGGCCCTCTCACTGACCGTGCTCCTCGGCGGATACGCGCTGATCAGCCTGCGCAACGGACTGCGCTGA
- a CDS encoding FCD domain-containing protein — translation MLFTKDLKVPTGVADKGGVTTLAHSMMTTSRSAEAGPAPTGGLDRYSYAESTGAARTTNALAWDTGDSDMARVGRRTAGSRGRGLHGQLVQQLGQMIVSGDLGADRPLVPEEIGQRFEVSRTVVRESLRVLEAKGLVSARPNVGTRVRPVGDWNLLDPDIIEWRAFGPQREDQRRELSELRLTIEPLAARLAAGDTREEVRQRLGDMVEIMNHALGQGDALTFSRADAEFHALLLQAAGNRMLEHLSGIVGAALQVSGGVASGCEHPTEASVGLHQRILEAITAGEPGAAEAAMRHLLAAPAETPAAGQPAAAGAGADHVVPAPREH, via the coding sequence GTGCTTTTCACCAAAGACCTCAAGGTGCCAACGGGCGTCGCCGACAAAGGAGGCGTGACTACCCTTGCGCACTCGATGATGACCACCTCCCGCTCGGCCGAGGCCGGGCCGGCGCCCACCGGCGGCCTCGACCGGTACTCGTACGCCGAGTCCACCGGCGCCGCACGCACCACCAACGCCCTCGCCTGGGACACCGGCGACTCCGACATGGCCCGCGTCGGCCGCCGTACCGCGGGCAGCCGCGGCCGCGGCCTGCACGGGCAACTCGTCCAGCAGCTCGGCCAGATGATCGTCTCCGGCGACCTGGGCGCGGACCGCCCGCTGGTCCCCGAGGAGATCGGGCAGCGGTTCGAGGTCTCGCGCACCGTGGTCCGCGAGTCCCTGCGGGTCCTGGAGGCCAAGGGCCTCGTCAGCGCCCGCCCCAACGTCGGCACCCGCGTCCGCCCCGTCGGCGACTGGAACCTGCTCGACCCCGACATCATCGAGTGGCGGGCGTTCGGCCCGCAGCGCGAGGACCAGCGCCGGGAGCTGAGCGAACTCCGGCTCACCATCGAGCCCCTCGCGGCGCGCCTGGCCGCGGGCGACACCCGCGAGGAGGTCCGCCAGCGCCTGGGCGACATGGTCGAGATCATGAACCACGCCCTCGGCCAGGGCGACGCCCTCACCTTCTCGCGCGCCGACGCCGAGTTCCACGCCCTCCTGCTCCAGGCCGCGGGCAACCGCATGCTGGAGCACCTCTCGGGGATCGTCGGCGCGGCCCTCCAGGTGTCCGGCGGGGTCGCGTCCGGCTGCGAGCACCCGACCGAGGCGTCCGTCGGGCTCCACCAGCGCATCCTGGAGGCCATCACCGCCGGCGAGCCGGGTGCCGCCGAGGCCGCCATGCGGCACCTGCTGGCCGCTCCGGCCGAGACTCCGGCGGCCGGCCAGCCGGCCGCCGCGGGCGCCGGCGCCGACCATGTCGTTCCCGCCCCGCGCGAGCACTGA
- a CDS encoding RecQ family ATP-dependent DNA helicase, with translation MRNSPAGSPAHPGQADAALRAEADAVLARLVGDGDARLRTDQWRAVEALVAERRRALVVQRTGWGKSAVYFVATALLRARGSGPTVIISPLLALMRNQIEAAERAGVRARTINSSNAEDWETVRAEIADGGVDVLLVSPERLNNPDFRDTVLPGLAATTGLLVVDEAHCISDWGHDFRPDYRRLRTMLAELRPGVPVLATTATANARVTADIAEQLGTGADSAEALVLRGPLDRESLRLAVLPLPDAAHRLAWLDAHLDDLPGSGIIYTLTVAMAQDVAAHLAARGHRVAPYTGRTENADRAAAEADLLANRVKALVATSALGMGFDKPDLGFVVHLGSPASPIAYYQQVGRAGRGVEHAEVLLLPGAEDEAIWRYFASLAFPPEEQVRRTLDVLASAGGPLSVPTLEPRVELRRSRLEIMLKVLDVDGAVRREKGGWSATGRPWSYDAERYARVSRQRESEREAMRAYASLTGCRMEFLRRQLDDEKAAPCGRCDTCAGPVHDPGVPADALAAARGELRRAGSAVEPRRMWPSGLAAAGVALKGRIPAGEQAATGRALGRLSDIGWGNRLRPLLSPGAGDGPLPGDVLDAVVAMLADWARGPGGWHSGEAGAPNRPTGVVTIASDARPRLVASLGERISSVGRMPLLGTVTRSGPAPHRSNGARRVAELSSALAVPPDTAAAIATAGGPVLLVDDFTDTGWTLALAARALRRAGADAVLPLVLAVQG, from the coding sequence ATGCGGAACTCACCCGCGGGATCACCCGCCCACCCCGGCCAGGCGGACGCAGCGCTGCGCGCCGAGGCCGACGCCGTACTGGCCCGCCTGGTCGGTGACGGCGACGCGCGGCTGCGCACCGACCAGTGGCGCGCCGTCGAGGCGCTGGTCGCCGAGCGGCGGCGCGCCCTCGTCGTCCAGCGCACCGGGTGGGGCAAGTCCGCCGTGTACTTCGTGGCGACCGCGCTGCTGCGGGCGCGCGGCAGCGGACCGACCGTGATCATCTCGCCGCTGCTCGCCCTCATGCGCAACCAGATCGAGGCCGCCGAGCGGGCCGGGGTCCGCGCCCGCACCATCAACTCCTCGAACGCCGAGGACTGGGAGACGGTGCGCGCCGAGATCGCCGACGGCGGTGTGGACGTACTGCTGGTCTCCCCGGAACGCCTGAACAACCCCGACTTCCGCGACACCGTGCTCCCCGGTCTCGCCGCCACCACGGGGCTCCTCGTCGTCGACGAGGCCCACTGCATCTCCGACTGGGGGCACGACTTCCGCCCCGACTACCGGCGGCTGCGCACCATGCTCGCCGAACTCCGCCCCGGCGTCCCCGTGCTCGCGACGACGGCCACGGCCAACGCGCGTGTGACCGCCGACATCGCCGAGCAGCTCGGGACGGGCGCCGACTCCGCGGAGGCCCTGGTGCTGCGCGGTCCGCTCGACCGCGAGAGCCTCCGGCTCGCGGTGCTGCCGCTGCCGGACGCCGCACACCGTCTGGCCTGGCTGGACGCCCACCTCGACGACCTGCCGGGCTCGGGCATCATCTACACCCTCACCGTCGCCATGGCCCAGGACGTCGCCGCCCACCTCGCCGCGCGGGGCCATCGCGTCGCCCCGTACACCGGCCGCACGGAGAACGCCGACCGTGCGGCGGCCGAGGCCGATCTGCTGGCCAACCGGGTCAAGGCCCTCGTGGCGACCTCGGCCCTCGGCATGGGCTTCGACAAGCCGGATCTCGGCTTCGTCGTCCACCTCGGCTCACCCGCCTCCCCCATCGCCTACTACCAGCAGGTGGGCCGTGCGGGCCGCGGTGTGGAACACGCGGAGGTGCTGCTGCTGCCCGGAGCTGAGGACGAGGCGATCTGGCGGTACTTCGCCTCGCTCGCCTTCCCGCCCGAGGAACAGGTCCGGCGCACGCTCGACGTCCTCGCCTCGGCCGGCGGCCCCCTGTCGGTCCCGACGCTCGAGCCGCGCGTCGAACTCCGCAGATCCCGCCTGGAGATCATGCTCAAGGTCCTCGACGTGGACGGCGCCGTCCGCAGGGAGAAGGGCGGCTGGAGCGCCACCGGCCGCCCCTGGTCCTACGACGCCGAGCGCTACGCGCGCGTGAGCCGCCAGCGCGAGAGCGAGCGGGAGGCGATGCGCGCCTACGCGTCGCTCACCGGCTGCCGCATGGAGTTCCTGCGCCGGCAGCTCGACGACGAGAAGGCGGCGCCGTGCGGCCGGTGCGACACCTGCGCCGGCCCCGTGCACGACCCCGGCGTCCCGGCCGATGCGCTGGCGGCCGCGCGCGGTGAGCTGCGGCGGGCCGGATCCGCGGTCGAACCGCGCCGCATGTGGCCCAGCGGTCTGGCCGCCGCCGGGGTGGCCCTGAAGGGCCGCATCCCGGCGGGCGAACAGGCCGCCACCGGTCGCGCCCTCGGCCGGCTGTCGGACATCGGCTGGGGCAACCGGCTGCGCCCGCTCCTGTCACCCGGCGCCGGGGACGGCCCGCTGCCCGGCGATGTCCTGGACGCCGTCGTCGCCATGCTCGCCGACTGGGCACGCGGCCCCGGCGGATGGCACTCGGGCGAGGCCGGTGCGCCGAACCGCCCGACCGGTGTGGTCACGATCGCCTCCGACGCCCGCCCCCGGCTCGTCGCGTCGCTCGGCGAGCGGATCTCGTCGGTCGGCCGGATGCCGCTGCTCGGCACGGTGACCCGCTCCGGTCCCGCGCCGCACCGCAGCAACGGGGCGCGCCGCGTCGCCGAGCTGTCCTCGGCACTCGCCGTACCGCCGGACACCGCCGCCGCGATCGCCACCGCCGGCGGACCGGTCCTGCTCGTGGACGACTTCACCGACACCGGATGGACGCTGGCTCTCGCGGCGAGGGCACTGCGGCGGGCCGGGGCCGACGCGGTCCTGCCCCTCGTGCTCGCGGTGCAGGGATAG
- a CDS encoding YdbC family protein — protein MLVKWMRCTVVDRAGFERGQRKWAGLLGEPGFRAQGGGWSRGRPDVVHLFGFWESRAFYDSFMARSHDRLAAAQSGTYQDMQVRLFEYRFDVKTGFEPRFTEADLLRVAHCQVHRERAEHFSLMQEKVWNPAMAGSPGMLRGVFAEAEKESEFLVLSMWDSAAERAKYRTERVERLALRAQIGADVAAIQGDVIDMEPLWTV, from the coding sequence GTGCTGGTGAAGTGGATGCGCTGTACCGTGGTCGACCGAGCCGGTTTCGAGCGGGGGCAGCGGAAGTGGGCGGGCCTGCTGGGCGAACCGGGTTTCCGCGCCCAGGGCGGCGGCTGGAGCCGGGGGCGGCCGGACGTCGTCCACCTCTTCGGCTTCTGGGAGAGCCGGGCGTTCTACGACTCCTTCATGGCCCGCTCGCACGACCGGCTCGCCGCAGCGCAGTCCGGCACGTACCAGGACATGCAGGTGCGGCTCTTCGAGTACCGGTTCGACGTGAAGACCGGCTTCGAACCCCGCTTCACAGAGGCGGACCTTCTGCGGGTGGCGCACTGCCAGGTGCACCGGGAACGTGCCGAGCACTTCTCGCTCATGCAGGAGAAGGTGTGGAATCCGGCGATGGCCGGTTCCCCCGGCATGCTGCGCGGCGTCTTCGCCGAGGCGGAGAAGGAGAGCGAGTTCCTTGTCCTGTCGATGTGGGACTCGGCGGCCGAGCGCGCCAAGTACCGCACCGAACGCGTGGAACGTCTCGCGCTGCGGGCGCAGATCGGCGCGGATGTCGCCGCGATACAGGGCGATGTCATCGACATGGAACCGCTGTGGACCGTCTGA
- a CDS encoding DUF4192 domain-containing protein: MTRHSASFPFLPPSADRGPILRGPAELAAALPHLLGYRPDDSIVLIGLHGPRGSLGGRIRTGIPRDPARWNETADHLAACLARTGGKPGGGPDAAIVCLCQEPPPGAPAAAAAERLTPLAQRLRTACGALDIPVVEALYVAHDRFWSYCSPGTDGFAEEGSPLPRGWASPLAAAASGTRPPGSLAEIERRLTPGAGILVAPQVRAFDEVIGALLPRMIGDAVGVAAVRAETQELAERLVRRLRRAGGCEERGPSAADARDDALITSAEAARLVVGLDDRTARDRAAEWMEGTDAPHALRLWSALARRCVAEYAGYAAAPLTLAGWVLWSTGDPAGARIALGHALCADPEYTFARLLEQACREGIDPEPLRQTMRRERADRTRRAGGSGAL, from the coding sequence ATGACACGACACAGCGCTTCGTTCCCGTTCCTCCCGCCGTCCGCCGACCGCGGCCCGATCCTCCGCGGCCCGGCCGAACTGGCCGCCGCCCTGCCCCATCTCCTCGGCTACCGGCCCGACGACTCCATCGTCCTCATCGGACTGCACGGACCGCGCGGATCGCTGGGCGGCCGCATCCGCACCGGCATCCCGCGCGACCCCGCCCGCTGGAACGAGACGGCCGACCACCTGGCGGCCTGTCTCGCGCGAACCGGCGGGAAACCGGGCGGCGGGCCGGACGCGGCGATCGTCTGCCTGTGCCAGGAGCCACCGCCGGGAGCCCCGGCGGCCGCGGCCGCCGAACGCCTGACGCCGCTCGCCCAGCGGCTGCGGACGGCCTGCGGTGCCCTCGACATCCCCGTCGTCGAGGCGCTGTACGTCGCGCACGACCGTTTCTGGTCGTACTGCAGCCCCGGGACCGACGGCTTCGCGGAGGAGGGCAGCCCCCTTCCGCGGGGCTGGGCGTCGCCGCTCGCCGCGGCGGCCTCCGGCACCCGGCCGCCCGGCTCGCTCGCGGAGATCGAGCGGCGGCTCACCCCGGGGGCCGGCATCCTCGTCGCGCCCCAGGTCCGTGCCTTCGACGAGGTCATCGGCGCACTGCTGCCCCGCATGATCGGCGACGCGGTGGGGGTCGCCGCCGTGCGCGCCGAGACCCAGGAACTGGCCGAGCGGCTGGTGCGGCGTCTGCGGCGCGCCGGGGGCTGCGAGGAGCGCGGACCGTCGGCCGCCGACGCCAGGGACGACGCCCTCATCACCTCCGCGGAGGCCGCCCGCCTCGTCGTCGGACTCGACGACAGAACCGCCCGCGACCGTGCCGCCGAGTGGATGGAGGGCACCGACGCGCCCCACGCCCTGCGGCTGTGGTCGGCGCTCGCGCGCCGCTGCGTCGCCGAGTACGCGGGGTACGCGGCCGCCCCCCTCACGCTGGCCGGGTGGGTCCTGTGGTCGACCGGGGATCCCGCCGGGGCGCGGATCGCGCTCGGGCACGCGCTGTGCGCCGACCCCGAGTACACCTTCGCCAGGCTGCTGGAGCAGGCGTGCCGCGAGGGGATCGATCCTGAGCCGCTGCGGCAGACCATGCGGCGGGAGCGGGCGGATCGCACGCGCCGGGCGGGGGGTTCCGGCGCCCTATGA